Genomic DNA from Leishmania major strain Friedlin complete genome, chromosome 2:
CAGCAGGCAGCGtgccgcgtctgccgcctcgccgacggcggcgaaaAGCGAGCCAGCTGCGAAAAACAAATCGCGTGTGCCCATCCAGTCCTCGCGCAAGGCAAGACCGTCGCTCAGCAGGCGCTCCTCAGCAGCTGTGTAGGCGCGGCGGGCATCGgccaggagctgctgcatctcAGCATCGACCGGCGAGGGCGCCTCGCTCACGCGAGCTGGGACCGCCGCGTAGGCAGGAGACACCACGAGCGCACCACCAGAGGCATCCGTGCGGCTGTCCGCGCTCTCGATCGCACTGCCCCGCTGCACGTCGTTACACTTTTGGTGGAAGACTTCGTCGGTGGTCGAGTAGGATCCGAACGGACCCGACAAGCGGCGGCGTTCCTTTTCTTCCGCTACGACGTTTACcaaggcagcggtggcggtgaccgCAGGCACCGACGCGCTGGGTTCCATGCTCCTCCCGTATCGCGCGGCTGTAACAATAGCCTCGCATACGCCGTTGGTGTTGCGCaatgtggcggcggcggcggcggcattgGCGTGGCCAGGGAGAGCACACTCGCCCTCGGCACCGCGCAACTGCTGCGAGTCCGCAGACGGCTGCATAGAATCGTACGAGTTCTTTGCCGCCTCTGACGCCTCCCTCGTAGCGGCTACGGCGGCGAAGGGCTTGTCCGCGCCCTCACTGTTGAACGGCCGCGAGGAGATGGCCGAGTGCCCCTCGTGCATTTGGGGGCACGCGAGCTTCGCCCCCGAATGCCCCTCCATCCCGCGAGACGAGGCGTCTGAGGGCATCGCGTCACCTCCaccggaggaggcgctgccccAGCCCTGCTGACGAATAGCGTCCAGCATGCTCTGTGTGGattgctgttgctgctgccgttgcagcGGTAGCGGCGCCGGTTGCTGCGtggacagcggcgctgaagaagaCATCTGCGTGAGCGACGAGTCCAGGGAAGGGGGCCTGGAACAGGTGACACAATCTTATTCCGTCGAGAGACCGAGGACTGAGCGGCACAGCCGGGGCGCTTCTTCCTTCGCGTTTACGCGGTGCACGACGAGGCACGGAAACGGGgtgtgcacacagacagagatATAAATAGATGGATCGGGAGGAGAAGCGATGTGTCGAGGGCGGACTTGGTggatggggggagggggggagggggggcgcTGGAAAGTGATCGAGATTGTATACAAGCGCGCGGGTaggcgagagggggagggggtattCCGTGTTGTGGGCACTTGAAGTGCAACGAAAAACGATGAGAAAGTGGAAAAGGTGGATGagatggggagagggagggaggagctgcagagagagagagagagagagatgatgCGCGCGGCACTCGGagaggacacacacacggacacggagGGAGAAACGCACAGCAAGCGTTGGAATACCTTTTCTGTtgtggtgcgcgtgtgtgcgtgcatgcctCTCAcgctcaccccctcccccctgtcATGTTCCTTCGTTTTAGGGCAAACCGCCGATGGCGGGCGGAGAGAAGGCGGCAGCTGAGGGACGGCGGGGTGCGTCCTCCTCGCTAGGCTGGGTAGGAGTACGCTACCCATCACCGCTGCTACCACCACCCGCCGTCTCCTTCGGACCGCCGATTGCATCCACCATACTCAACGCCCTCTGGACACTTAAGCGAGGCGATGAtcacccctctctcccccccccctctgtgtgtgcgcgcgcgctctcgcgCACGCTCAGTCACCCTCGCCAACCCCACGCGCACCGACATCCACCGCTGATGGTGTATCGACGCCCTTCCATGTGCATAGCCCATGTATCCGCGCCGGCGCTCCTGCTGGCAATGATAGCTTTCTCCTTAATCAGGTGTTAAAGACGCTCACAGCACATGCGTCTGCATGtaaggagaggagggacgGGTGAGGAGGAGTaggggcggcggcatccGTCTTGATCTCCGCTTGTGCTGAAGCGAGGCCGTCATGGCCAACcgatgcacgcacgcacagggaggggagggtgaggcCTTCCGATACCCTTCCGCGATAtccatccctccctctcgcagGAGTGCGCCTCATAACGACCACGACGCCCACCcgccaccctctctctctctctctctctttccccgTCTCTTCATTCCGCCACGTTACACTGCCGGAAGAACTCGAACAGCACCGCGGAGGCCCGCTCCGCCAACGCCACCATCTCCGCATACGCCTGCACGGACACCCCCGGCCCGCACAtctccgcgctgccgctcccgaCAGAacgcaccagctgcgccagcaagCCTCCGCCGCATGCCGGGTTCGAGAAAGCGAAGACGCCAGTGCTCACGCAGCGATACTGGCCttgcacctgctgcgccgcgttgCCGCCCCGTAGCGACATGGGCGCGGCCGAGGACGTCGCGACGGAGCTGGCGCCGGTGACGGCCGCCTTCTCGGCTGCAGACGAGGCCGGGACGGCGTAGCCCACCCCGAGGGATTCCTCGGCGCTTGTTGGATCCAGCAAGTACTCGTAGACACTGCCTGCTGATGAGGAGCCCTCGACGGAAGAATGGCGGTCTGGGGCAGGGCCGCTGTTCGAGTCTGCCCCACCGTCGTGCGTCAGAACTGCAacacacaccgccgccatcgtcgtgCGGCACGGCAGGCCGGCATCCAGGAGCGCGGACATGACAGCATTCAGCGCCACGGCAGGCAGGCTGCCGTCGTCCcggacgacgatgacgtccaccacgagcacgcaTCGCGGGAAGCGCTCGCGAAGGAAGACAGCGTTGAGGGTGGACTCCAGCAACGACcccagcgccagcgcgtctGTGCGAGTGAGCAGCTCCAGCTTCCTCTCCTCGTACAGCGCCTTCTCCGCGCCACCTGCGGCTGGGGCGAGCACGCCAGCGTGCTGGATGCGCACCTGCACAATGCACGTGTCGTACTCATCATTCTTGGCTATCGTTGGCCCGTGAATCgacaccatcaccgccgtcTGCCCCTGCGCATaccagctgctgccgtcgaACGTGGTCATGTCCGAGAGTTTCATCTCCTTACCGCGCAGCTCAAGCGCGGTGCGCCCATCGCGGCGCACGTACACGACAGCCATGGGCGCCGCGGACgaagaaggagaggaagacacggcggccgcaggaggcggcaTCGCGGGCGCCCTCGATCGAGCTGCTATGATCACCTTTCCGTGAACGCGTCGAGTGCTCTTCGCACCCAACTCGTAAAAGTCTATCGCGTTCACAAAACAAAATCGTTGGAAGAGGTgtaggcgtgtgtgtgcgtgtgtgtgtgtgtgtgtgtgtgtgtgtgtgtgtgtgtgtgtgtgtgtgcagcacATCGAGATTCCGTTGCACGAAGGGTTCgggaaaggagagagcggggagAGGTGTTGGAAGAGCGGCAGGATAAGCGGAAGACCTTCTCGTGTCCACCGTGAAGGTTGCATGCATGTAAAACACAAAGCAGGTGCCATCAGGGCACCGGTTatcgccgtcgctgtcggtGAGTCCACACGTGCGAGCGTCGGCTggagggcgggcgggcgcCGTCGATGTCCCCCCTCAGCGCCGGCTGTCGTGCTACCGTCTGGCTTTGTTCcacgtgcatgtgcatgtgcgtgcccACCCTATCCTACTCGTTTCCATCACAGAGGTGTGCACGCGACAGCATATCGCGTGCGTGCCAAGGAAGAGCCATGCATTGATGCATGCAAGACAATGCAGCGGTGGTAGTCGACCATCCGCGGCCAGTTACCGCCTTACGATCCTTCGCGCCGCGTACTCGGGCCAGTGATGGTTAGGCGCCCCCTGAAGCCCGCGACTGCACTTTCTTCTccagtgccgccgcgcagaTGGAGCAGACCGGGTGCGGCATGTACAGCTTGCTGAGGAACGCGTCACCGTAATCCTCCATGCGCTCCGCACGCCACCAGTCGAAGTAGCCGGCTTCCTCGACGAGCGTCGGATCCGCGTCGAGGGAGCGCAGGTACGCCGCGAGCTGCGCAAACCCGCTcatcggtggcggtggcggtgcgtcTCGACTccctgccggcgccgcagtcgccgccAGCTCACGTTCGTACGCCAGCGTCGGCgggacgctgcggcggtggaagTACTGTGAGTACATGTCCCCCGGTGTGTTGTAGTCCTGCTGTGCCGGCGTCGTGTCGGGTGCCTCCTGAAATCGCTGCACCGCCCGCGGCAAATACTCCGTGgtcgcgccgctgcggcggctctgGCGAGCGGTGCAGTTCACATCCACGCTGAAGCCCCACGCAGTGTTGGCGGTCAACACCCAGTCCTCGTCATACTGGtagcgcacgcggcgcagtggTCTTCGGCCCGCATTCGCCACTGCgggaggacgacgacgacgcgcatCTTTAGCGTCgtgacgcggcggtggcgatgaggTCAGGGTCCTGCGGAGGGTCTCCGTCGTTCGCAAGAATCTGGCCGACATcgtcgcagcagcctccgccgcctcccgcaCGTCCGTGTGCACACGTCGCAAGTACTCCCGCTGGCCGTAGCCTACGCAGTAGGCGTCCGTAGACGGTGACTGAAGTGCGGCAGGCCGgggagcagcaccgccgctctTGTTGGCAGTAACGACCGCCTCCTTGTCAAGTAGGCAGAGGTGCGTTAGCGCCGACGCAGGCGGCCACACCCCGATCGGAGACATGAACGgctgcacagcggcgccagagTCTGAACTGCAGTTGCCCAAGTAGCCGGCACCGTGCGGCACGGCCTGCGGTAACTCGTTGTTGTCGGCCGTCGGCACCGCTGGGACGGCAGTCTCTTGGGAGGGGTAGAGAAGGTAGTGATGGCTCGCGACGGCAtgcggcgtctgcgccgcgACCTCCTCCAGagccgtcgccaccgtccTCGCCATCCGaatggcgccgtcgcggcgcttAGTGGTCATTCCTGTCGTCACGTCCGCGCCTTGTGCGGACGCCgagcgcgcctgcagcaccgccgcatgCGTGCGCAAGACGTGCCTCGAcaccgcctcgtcctcctcgagcaGGTCCAGCACGCGGCGCTCCTCCGTCCGCCACGCCGTCTCGTTCAGGAGGGGGAACATCTGCAGCACCGGGATGACGGAGAGGCCGCGCGACGGCACGCTGCTGGATGCGCGCGGCACGTAGTCTGCAATGTTCATCGCCCCGATGAAAAGTGGCAGCGCACCTGACAGCAGGGCATTGTACACCTTCTCCGTGACGTAGTCGTCCTCTATCGTGTTCTCGAAGGCGAGGACGTAGCGATACTTGCGGAAGACACAGCGCAGCTCGTGATCACGCCCGACATGGAACATGGGACGTGCCGcactgctggtgctgcggcggccaccgACTCGCCCGTAGGTCGCTTGCATGGACGCCAGTGCGCTGTAGTGGTGCCGACGTAAAGCGTCGACGGCGCACTCGGATGGAAAGGAGAGATGCGCTCGCTGCGGGATGCcgcgcgtcggcgtcgcgTCGCCGGGCAACGGCGCGGGTGGCGGTATGATGCATCGGCCGTAGTTGTGCACCGGATAATAGCGAGACAGCTCCGATAGCCACCACATGCGGCCGTGCCAGCAGTGGCTGATGGCGACCGCGATCGCCGGAATTCGGCCGGTGGTGCCCGAAAACGGAAGCCGCCTATCGTCCACACTCATCGGTCGGCCGCTGCCCCACTCCGCCGACGTCGGCGGGCTCCAGGAGACGGGCAGAGGAGGCACGTGAAGGTTCTCGCCGCGCATCGGAAGCAGAAGCGGGTCGGCACCGTGCAACACCTCAAAGGCAAgccgcgccagcgcgccagTGGCGATCGCGGGCTTTGCAGCCCCACGCCTCGGACGCGGTAcccacggcagcgccacagGCGCGTCCTGCGCCGTTACCGACACGGAGGCGTTTGCCGGCTCTCCCTGCAGCCGCATCAGCAGAAGCCGCTGACGCCGCAGCTGGTTCAGGTGGACGACGAGCTGGAAGTCGCGCATGTAGTAGTGCGTCACGGTCCATGTGGCGAACTCGGTCCGCGGCTTCGcagccccgccgccgccacggcgacgACTGGCTACGGCCAACAGCCTCGACAGTCGATCTGGTCGCCGTACCTTGTTTTGTAGGTAGACGGCATCGTACTGGAGCCAGTAAGACGGTCGCATTGCGTAGTTGGGGAAGCTCTGCAGCGACTCTCCATAGATGGCAGCggtgtgcagcggcagcaaccgcaCGACGGacgcctcgccgctgccgttgtccATGTGTAGCCACGGAGAAGTGCCGGTGTTGTTGGAGAAGAACAGCGGCGTTCCGCCCCCGGCGTGGGACAGCCATACATCCaccgagagcagcagcgcgcgatTCGTGTCGTCCTGGGCTTCGTGCCCGCGACGTTTAGGCGTGCCGAGGCCCCGTATTGGGTTCAGCACCTTGCATGTAAACAGATCCTCGCGCGTCACCGTGACCgtcgcaccagcagcggcgttgctgccggtGGTAACGTAAACGTGACCAGCGTCAACGTCCTCGAGCGCGACATCCCACGACAAAGGCTCGGCACTGCTGCCACCATCAATCCCGTcctccgcagcgcctcgagcgcccgctggcgcagcgcgtcgtccgtgcctgcgtgccagCCGTGGATGAACGCAGTGGAATACGCACCCCGTGCACCGTGCGGCGGTCTTCGCCCGATCCTTCGCAGACGCGTCCGtttgccgcagcagcaacgcacgCAGCGGATCGAGGTGGTAGATGGCGTCCGCTGTGGAGACGTTGGGGACATCGGTGCAGAGGTAGCTGTGAAACGCCTTCGCCTGGTCCGTCACGGCAATGGTGATCTCAGGGGcctcaccgtcgccgtcggagtggcgcagcgcgcccCGAGAAGTGTcccgcagacgccgccgttCCTCCTCGCTGGGTGGCACTGGGAACGGCAGGAGCGACTCTCGACCCCTTGGGTCGGCCTGCCACTCCTTCTGTGTGCGGtgggcggccgccgcgatggTCATCCACGGAAGCGCCTGTCGGTGCAGAAACAGCCGACTCAGCGGAGCCCGCAAGACGCACGCGAGACGGGCTTCCGCTTGGTCCGCCACGACAAGGAAGCTGGACTTGTACGgtaccgccaccaccgcctccgccgccaccgccgcgctgaGGTTTGCCCAGGGGCCGTCGGGAACGCCAAGCAGGGACGTGGGCGGTAGgagcggcgtcagcggcgcgtccgtgagcgcgcgcgtgacgGCACCACCAGCGACACCGCGGTTctgacgctgccggagctgcgACACACGATGCCGCTCGACGGAGACGCCGTGCGTGTGACGGCACCACACCACCATCATCGCCAACCTGGGGTACAGAACCGCGGCTACGTCGGCAAGGGCGTCGTAGCCGTAGGCCATCAACCCCCGTGCAgcacgcaccagcggcgccatcgGCCGAAGACGGGAAAGAGCATGAAGAGAGCTTCCCTCATCGTCTTCGACCGCGACCAGCTCCCCGGCAGCGCTGATGCGCACCGCCGATGGCACACAGATGCTGCAGCCTGCATCCGTGGCTACCGTAAcaacgccgaggcggcgctccAACGTTTGGGCCACGTACGGCGACACCGTGTTGGCAAGCGTGACGTCGCCGATGAGGTCCTTGCCGGCACAGTCGCAGTCCAGCCACGGAGCCTGCAACTCCTCCAGTTGGTCGAGGCCCCCGCCACTGAGGTCGCTCCCCAGAACTCGAAAAGTTACACCTAGGACGATATCCAGCAGCATCACAGAGAGTACAAGAAGAGCCACCGAGGAGGCGCCGATGAAGGCGGCACGGCACAGGAGCCGCGTCAAGGACGTGGCTCGCGTctcgtggcggcgtcgctgaccgctgcggtggtgacggcCGCCACCCTCGACGGCTTGCGTGTCGCACGCCTCGTGATTATCGGCATCTCTCACCGCCTGAGGCCTGTCAGGCATGCAAAGcaggcgagcagctgcgcgggcgAGGGATGCGCACCATGATGGGGCTGATGCCAgtgcagaggagcgagaggCGACACTACACACAGGACGCAAGGAGAGCAGCCGAGtccagccgcgccgcgccgcgcacaGTGACGATAACAAGGATGGACGCACGGAGGGGAGTCGCAGACAGCGATTCCACCGACAGCTCGAGGGGGCCGCTGAAGGTGCGGCAGAAGAAAACGCACTgtccgcccccacccctacGCACGTCACCTCCGTCTCGTCGTCACGCTCCTCGCCATGGTTGTGATGGTGGACTTCGTCGAGAAAGGGCGTGGTAGACAcccgcgcagacacacacaccagctcgccgccgccacagctgctgacactgcgcacagccgccgcacccGGGTGTCGCTCGCCTGTACGACGCTTCATCATGGCAATGCCGCCGTGCGGCTGGCGCTGAGAGCACGTGTGCCTGCACggagtgaggggaggggagaggcgggGGGCGCCTGCCACTATGGGACGAATGAAaaggcgggagggagggggatcACTGTTGTGGTGTCTGTTGGGCCCTCGCTCCCTGCGCTGTCCGGTCCACTTTCTGCCGTATCTATTATCAGGCATGCAGCATCGCTCGTGTCGATGTAGCTTCCGCGCGTTGGCCCTCCTCTCTACGTGGCAATCGGAGGGCGAGCGAGCGCGAGAGGAAGAGAtgccggtgcgtgtgtgcctcttACTTCTCTGTATATGAGAGGGCAGGGTAGAGGTGGTGAAGGGAAGAGCTGGATCTGCAACTATGGCCCGCGCTTGCGGTCCCCCTCTTGAGATGGGAAAGGTGCCCCCAGCAGATGCTGTAAGAACTGAGGACGGTGCGGCGTGCAAGGGCGGAAAGCAGGAGGCACTGCACGGCGGGCGTACAgacaagcgcacacgcggacGCCAACACATCGCGATGGGCATCaacaaggaaaagagagagagagagagagagagaagaatcTCAGTGCACGACCATCCAGGCttacacgcacgcacacgcacgcacaccctcGCCGGTGCACTGCGAGAGCGTACGGTGGATAGACCACGCGCCCGGCGCACTGCGTCGGATGTCTATGCagatatatacatatatatatatatacatatatacatatatacatatatacatatataaTGTAGTTTCCCTTTCACACGACTGAGAGGAGAGGTGAGCGCAACCGCAAACCTACACGTCCATGGTGTGCAGCCTTGATGATGTCCCTCGCCCGTCatggaagagggagagagagtggtggtggcggtggtggttcAGTGGTACACGGGCAATGTAGCGAGCGCGCCGATCTCAATCACGGAGAGGGGgcaaagggggaggggcgaacGCTGTGTAGAGGGTGCGAACGAGCAACGAGGGTGGGCTCGCACATGCTTCGAG
This window encodes:
- a CDS encoding putative ribosomal RNA processing protein (previous protein_id=AAZ10041.1), producing MAVVYVRRDGRTALELRGKEMKLSDMTTFDGSSWYAQGQTAVMVSIHGPTIAKNDEYDTCIVQVRIQHAGVLAPAAGGAEKALYEERKLELLTRTDALALGSLLESTLNAVFLRERFPRCVLVVDVIVVRDDGSLPAVALNAVMSALLDAGLPCRTTMAAVCVAVLTHDGGADSNSGPAPDRHSSVEGSSSAGSVYEYLLDPTSAEESLGVGYAVPASSAAEKAAVTGASSVATSSAAPMSLRGGNAAQQVQGQYRCVSTGVFAFSNPACGGGLLAQLVRSVGSGSAEMCGPGVSVQAYAEMVALAERASAVLFEFFRQCNVAE
- a CDS encoding putative glycosyl transferase (previous protein_id=AAZ10042.1) produces the protein MMKRRTGERHPGAAAVRSVSSCGGGELVCVSARVSTTPFLDEVHHHNHGEERDDETEVTCVGVGADSAFSSAAPSAAPSSCRWNRCLRLPSVRPSLLSSLCAARRGWTRLLSLRPVCSVASRSSALASAPSWCASLARAAARLLCMPDRPQAVRDADNHEACDTQAVEGGGRHHRSGQRRRHETRATSLTRLLCRAAFIGASSVALLVLSVMLLDIVLGVTFRVLGSDLSGGGLDQLEELQAPWLDCDCAGKDLIGDVTLANTVSPYVAQTLERRLGVVTVATDAGCSICVPSAVRISAAGELVAVEDDEGSSLHALSRLRPMAPLVRAARGLMAYGYDALADVAAVLYPRLAMMVVWCRHTHGVSVERHRVSQLRQRQNRGVAGGAVTRALTDAPLTPLLPPTSLLGVPDGPWANLSAAVAAEAVVAVPYKSSFLVVADQAEARLACVLRAPLSRLFLHRQALPWMTIAAAAHRTQKEWQADPRGRESLLPFPVPPSEEERRRLRDTSRGALRHSDGDGEAPEITIAVTDQAKAFHSYLCTDVPNVSTADAIYHLDPLRALLLRQTDASAKDRAKTAARCTGCVFHCVHPRLARRHGRRAAPAGARGAAEDGIDGGSSAEPLSWDVALEDVDAGHVYVTTGSNAAAGATVTVTREDLFTCKVLNPIRGLGTPKRRGHEAQDDTNRALLLSVDVWLSHAGGGTPLFFSNNTGTSPWLHMDNGSGEASVVRLLPLHTAAIYGESLQSFPNYAMRPSYWLQYDAVYLQNKVRRPDRLSRLLAVASRRRGGGGAAKPRTEFATWTVTHYYMRDFQLVVHLNQLRRQRLLLMRLQGEPANASVSVTAQDAPVALPWVPRPRRGAAKPAIATGALARLAFEVLHGADPLLLPMRGENLHVPPLPVSWSPPTSAEWGSGRPMSVDDRRLPFSGTTGRIPAIAVAISHCWHGRMWWLSELSRYYPVHNYGRCIIPPPAPLPGDATPTRGIPQRAHLSFPSECAVDALRRHHYSALASMQATYGRVGGRRSTSSAARPMFHVGRDHELRCVFRKYRYVLAFENTIEDDYVTEKVYNALLSGALPLFIGAMNIADYVPRASSSVPSRGLSVIPVLQMFPLLNETAWRTEERRVLDLLEEDEAVSRHVLRTHAAVLQARSASAQGADVTTGMTTKRRDGAIRMARTVATALEEVAAQTPHAVASHHYLLYPSQETAVPAVPTADNNELPQAVPHGAGYLGNCSSDSGAAVQPFMSPIGVWPPASALTHLCLLDKEAVVTANKSGGAAPRPAALQSPSTDAYCVGYGQREYLRRVHTDVREAAEAAATMSARFLRTTETLRRTLTSSPPPRHDAKDARRRRPPAVANAGRRPLRRVRYQYDEDWVLTANTAWGFSVDVNCTARQSRRSGATTEYLPRAVQRFQEAPDTTPAQQDYNTPGDMYSQYFHRRSVPPTLAYERELAATAAPAGSRDAPPPPPMSGFAQLAAYLRSLDADPTLVEEAGYFDWWRAERMEDYGDAFLSKLYMPHPVCSICAAALEKKVQSRASGGA